The following are from one region of the Capsicum annuum cultivar UCD-10X-F1 chromosome 1, UCD10Xv1.1, whole genome shotgun sequence genome:
- the LOC107870439 gene encoding ubiquinol oxidase 2, mitochondrial encodes MMTRGATRMTRLMMGHMGPRYFSTALLRSDAGAGVSGVVGAGMLHRFPASPSEKSVVNWARNYSVMGSRSASTVALNDDKQPEKDQKAENGGGSAAAASGGGVEKSVVSYWGVPQTKATKPDGTEWKWNCFRPWETYQADTSIDLTKHHAPVTFLDKFAYWTVKFLRYPTDIFFQRRYGCRAMMLETVAAVPGMVGGMLLHCKSLRRFEQSGGWIKALLEEAENERMHLMTFMEVAKPKWYERALVFAVQGVFFNAYFVTYILSPKLAHRIVGYLEEEAIHSYTEFLKELDNGNIENVPAPAIAIDYWRLPKDSTLRDVVLVVRADEAHHRDVNHFASDIHYQGQQLKDSPAPLGYH; translated from the exons ATGATGACCCGTGGAGCAACAAGGATGACCCGACTAATGATGGGTCATATGGGTCCACGTTACTTTTCAACTGCACTTCTGCGAAGTGATGCCGGAGCCGGAGTTTCCGGTGTCGTCGGTGCCGGAATGTTGCATCGGTTTCCGGCGAGTCCGTCGGAGAAATCGGTGGTGAATTGGGCTAGGAATTATTCGGTGATGGGTTCACGTAGTGCTAGTACTGTGGCTTTGAATGATGATAAGCAGCCAGAGAAGGACCAGAAAGCGGAGAACGGCGGCGGTTCTGCGGCGGCGGCGTCAGGCGGTGGTGTTGAGAAATCTGTAGTGAGTTATTGGGGTGTTCCGCAGACAAAGGCTACTAAACCTGATGGTACTGAATGGAAATGGAATTGCTTTAGG CCATGGGAGACTTACCAAGCTGATACGTCAATAGATCTGACGAAACACCACGCGCCAGTTACGTTCTTGGACAAATTTGCTTATTGGACTGTTAAGTTCCTTCGATACCCCACTGATATATTTTTTCAG AGGAGATATGGTTGCAGAGCAATGATGTTAGAAACAGTGGCAGCAGTGCCAGGAATGGTGGGAGGTATGTTGTTGCACTGCAAGTCATTGAGGCGATTCGAACAGAGTGGTGGATGGATTAAAGCTCTACTAGAAGAAGCTGAAAATGAGAGGATGCATCTCATGACTTTCATGGAAGTTGCTAAGCCAAAGTGGTACGAGCGAGCTCTGGTCTTTGCAGTGCAAGGTGTCTTCTTCAACGCTTACTTTGTTACTTATATTCTTTCTCCCAAATTGGCTCATCGTATCGtggggtatctggaagaagaagCTATCCATTCCTACACCGAGTTCCTCAAGGAATTGGACAATGGCAACATTGAGAACGTCCCTGCTCCTGCTATTGCCATTGATTACTGGCGCCTGCCTAAGGACTCCACTCTCCGCGATGTTGTCTTGGTTGTTAGGGCTGATGAGGCTCATCACCGTGATGTCAACCACTTTGCATCT GACATTCATTACCAGGGACAACAGCTGAAGGACTCACCGGCACCACTTGGGTATCACTAA
- the LOC107853552 gene encoding ubiquinol oxidase 2, mitochondrial, which yields MSRSAAVKMSGLLMRQLRGEFSFSPRGGLVQVCHWSSMASGTTKEEEKTHQPPHTLVGETGDKAKTKAIVSYWGVDPPKISNQDGTPWRWNCFRPWETYSADTSIDVKKHHLPTNFMDKFAYWTVQTLKYPTYLFFQRRHMCHAMLLETVAAVPGMVGGMLLHCKSLRRFEQSGGWIKALLEEAENERMHLMTFIELSNPKWYERALVFAVQGVFFNAYFLAYLASPKLAHRIVGYLEEEAVNSYTEFLIDIEKGEFENLPAPAIAIDYWRLPADSTLKDVVTVIRADEAHHRDLNHFASDIQCQGHELKEFAAPIGYH from the exons ATGAGTCGTAGCGCCGCAGTGAAAATGTCGGGCTTGCTTATGAGGCAACTACGGGGCGAATTTTCATTTTCACCCCGTGGAGGCCTAGTACAAGTTTGCCATTGGAGTAGTATGGCTTCTGGTACGacaaaagaagaggaaaaaacaCACCAACCACCCCACACGTTGGTTGGTGAGACCGGCGACAAGGCTAAGACCAAGGCCATCGTTAGCTATTGGGGTGTGGATCCTCCTAAAATCTCCAACCAAGATGGTACACCGTGGAGGTGGAATTGCTTTAGG cCATGGGAGACGTACTCAGCTGATACGTCGATTGATGTGAAGAAGCATCATTTGCCTACCAATTTCATGGACAAATTTGCTTATTGGACTGTTCAAACTTTAAAGTACCCCACCTACCTGTTCTTCCAG AGACGTCACATGTGTCATGCCATGTTGCTAGAAACCGTTGCAGCCGTGCCAGGTATGGTAGGGGGAATGCTCCTCCACTGCAAATCCCTTCGTAGATTCGAGCAAAGTGGTGGATGGATCAAAGCCCTCCTCGAAGAAGCTGAGAACGAACGTATGCATCTCATGACATTCATCGAGCTATCAAACCCTAAATGGTACGAACGTGCATTAGTCTTCGCAGTACAAGGGGTATTCTTTAACGCCTATTTCTTGGCTTATTTGGCATCACCAAAATTGGCTCATCGAATCGTTGGCTACTTAGAAGAAGAAGCAGTGAATTCATACACTGAGTTTTTGATTGATATAGAAAAAGGAGAATTCGAAAACTTACCGGCGCCGGCTATTGCTATTGATTATTGGCGTTTGCCTGCGGATTCGACGCTTAAAGATGTTGTTACTGTTATTAGAGCTGATGAAGCACATCATCGTGACCTAAATCACTTTGCTTCG GATATACAGTGTCAAGGGCATGAGTTGAAGGAGTTTGCTGCTCCAATTGGATATCATTAA